Proteins encoded within one genomic window of Pseudorasbora parva isolate DD20220531a chromosome 3, ASM2467924v1, whole genome shotgun sequence:
- the atp6v0a2b gene encoding V-type proton ATPase 116 kDa subunit a, translating to MGSLFRSEEMCLGQLFLQSGSAYDCISELGELGLVEFRDLNPSVNSFQRKFVNEIKKCEEMERILGYLLREIKKEDIPLPEGEVNPAAPLPKHVMVIMEQLQRLELELSEVTRNKEKLQKNLLELTEYTHMLRITRNFVHHSVEREPTHAQYEEFPFLEKEPGLVMDYTSMQRLGAKLGFISGLIQSVKIEAFERMLWRVCKGYTILSYSEVDELLGDPVSGEPTRSVVFLISYWGDQIGQKVKKICDCYHCHLYPYPNSNEERTDVVEGLRTRIQDLHTVLYRTEDYLRQVLIKASESVYVWVIQVKKMKAIYHILNLCSFDVTNKCLIAEVWCPVNDLPALRRALEDGSRKSGATVPSFVNRIPSSDTPPTLIRTNKFTSGFQNIVDAYGVGSYREVNPAPYTIITFPFLFAVMFGDLGHGIIMALFAVWMVLFENDRKLKKTRNEIWNIFFEGRYIILLMGIFSVYTGLIYNDCFSKSLNLFGSGWNVSAMFNHGDWNMNTVRFNNFLALNPNITGVFKGPYPLGIDPIWNLASNRLTFLNSYKMKMSVIVGIIHMTFGVVLGAFNHLHFRRTYNLYLIFIPELLFLLCLFGYLVFMIVYKWLFFTVLDSQTAPSILIHFINMFLMQEDSNRPLFPGQAGLQVFLVIVAVFSVPVLLLGKPLYLYWQHKGRDRLNMYRGYQRVRRSSEEELSLMHAHNMEEGSSLDSHSSSSDSQSEELDFADLFLNQSIHTIEYCLGCISNTASYLRLWALSLAHAQLSEVLWAMVMRDGLRVDTSWGVVLLVPAFGLFAVLTVSILLVMEGLSAFLHALRLHWVEFQNKFYSGAGIKFVPFAFSLMHSSFENEGLL from the exons ATGGGTTCGTTGTTTCGGAGTGAGGAGATGTGTCTGGGCCAGCTCTTTCTGCAGTCCGGATCCGCTTACGACTGCATCAGTGAACTCGGCGAGCTCGGGCTGGTGGAGTTCAGAGAC CTCAACCCAAGTGTGAACTCTTTTCAGCGCAAGTTTGTCAATGAAATCAAGAAATGTGAAGAGATGGAGAGGATTCTAG GATACCTTCTGAGGGAAATTAAAAAAGAAGACATCCCACTGCCTGAAGGGGAGGTGAACCCAGCTGCACCCTTACCCAAACATGTGATGGTCATAATG GAGCAACTTCAGAGACTAGAACTGGAGCTGAGTGAGGTCACCAGGAACAAGGAGAAACTCCAGAAGAATCTTCTAGAACTGACTGAGTACACGCATATGCTGCGTATCACACGCAACTTTGTGCACCACAGTGTAGAG AGGGAGCCGACGCATGCCCAGTATGAAGAGTTTCCGTTTCTAGAGAAAGAGCCTGGACTAGTGATGGACTACACCAGCATGCAGAGGCTTGGAGCCAAGCTTGG GTTCATTTCTGGGCTCATCCAGAGCGTGAAAATCGAGGCATTTGAGCGAATGCTCTGGAGAGTGTGTAAGGGCTACACCATCCTCAGCTACTCTGAGGTAGATGAGCTTCTGGGCGACCCTGTTTCG GGGGAGCCAACCAGGAGCGTGGTGTTCCTTATCTCCTACTGGGGAGATCAGATTGGACAGAAAGTTAAGAAGATATGTGACTG CTACCACTGTCACCTGTACCCGTACCCCAACAGTAATGAGGAGAGGACAGATGTGGTGGAGGGACTCCGCACACGCATTCAGGACTTGCACACG GTTCTTTACCGCACTGAGGATTACCTGAGGCAGGTGTTGATCAAGGCCTCGGAGTCTGTGTACGTTTGGGTAATCCAAGTTAAGAAAATGAAGGCCATATACCACATCCTCAACCTCTGCAGTTTTGATGTCACAAACAAGTGCCTCATAGCTGAGGTGTGGTGTCCTGTCAATGATCTGCCTGCTCTTCGGAGAGCGCTAGAGGATGGATCT AGGAAGAGTGGAGCCACAGTTCCCTCATTTGTCAATCGTATCCCAAGCAGTGACACTCCACCGACCCTCATACGGACCAACAAGTTTACCTCAGGTTTTCAGAATATAGTGGACGCCTATGGCGTTGGCAGCTACAGAGAGGTCAACCCAG CTCCATATACAATCATTACCTTTCCCTTCCTGTTTGCGGTGATGTTTGGAGACCTCGGGCATGGCATCATCATGGCACTGTTTGCTGTGTGGATGGTTCTCTTCGAGAATGATCGCAAACTGAAGAAAACCAGGAATGAG ATCTGGAACATTTTTTTTGAGGGCCGTTACATCATCCTGTTGATGGGCATATTTTCAGTCTACACCGGATTAATATACAACGACTGCTTCTCCAAATCACTCAACCTGTTCGGCTCGGGGTGGAACGTCAGCGCCATGTTCAATCATGGAGACTGGAA TATGAACACAGTCCGCTTTAATAACTTCCTGGCACTTAATCCAAACATCACAGGAGTCTTTAAAGGGCCCTATCCTCTGGGAATAGACCCG ATTTGGAACCTAGCATCAAACCGTCTCACCTTCCTGAACTCCTATAAGATGAAGATGTCTGTGATTGTAGGAATAATCCACATGACTTTTGGAGTCGTCCTCGGCGCTTTCAATCACCT GCACTTCAGAAGGACATATAATCTGTACCTGATATTTATCCCTGAGCTGCTGTTCCTGTTGTGTCTCTTTGGCTATCTGGTCTTCATGATCGTCTATAAGTGGCTGTTTTTCACAGTCCTAGACTCTCAGACAGCTCCCAGTATCCTCATCCACTTTATCAACATGTTCCTGATGCAGGAGGACTCTAACCGACCCCTTTTCCCAGGACAG GCTGGGCTTCAGGTGTTTCTGGTGATTGTGGCCGTGTTCTCTGTGCCTGTCTTATTATTGGGAAAACCTCTCTACCTCTACTGGCAACACAAGGGCAGAGATCGCCTGAACATGTACAGG gGTTATCAGCGTGTACGACGGAGCAGTGAGGAGGAGCTCTCTCTCATGCACGCTCATAATATGGAGGAAGGCAGCAGCCTGGACAGCCACTCCTCCAGCtctgacagccaatcagaggag CTTGATTTTGCAGATCTGTTCCTCAATCAGTCCATCCACACTATAGAGTACTGTCTGGGCTGCATCTCAAACACTGCGTCTTACCTCCGCCTGTGGGCTCTCAGCCTGGCACACGCCC AGCTCTCTGAAGTGTTGTGGGCGATGGTGATGCGGGACGGCCTACGTGTGGACACCAGTTGGGGTGTTGTGCTCCTGGTGCCTGCCTTTGGACTGTTTGCTGTCCTCACTGTGTCCATCCTGCTGGTGATGGAGGGACTTTCAGCCTTCCTTCATGCTCTCAGACTCCACTG GGTGGAGTTTCAAAATAAGTTCTACAGTGGCGCTGGCATCAAGTTTGTACCATTTGCCTTCTCTCTCATGCACAGCAGCTTTGAAAACGAAGGGCTGTTATGA
- the trmt2a gene encoding tRNA (uracil-5-)-methyltransferase homolog A produces MTDVAIDKNDPAGSLPSTEKEPDDPMEEKKQENQPAEAEGEGEGAASGVYRYIKGDLFTSEIFKVEIQNLPKYIGFNDLKKFLNKHGINPHKIKLFSRQMFAFVTFKNQEERDKAMKAVHGMQWKSKVLSVRLAKPKADPILKKRKQEEETEAGPPGAKRALGCQEVEDDEEEPLNIQIANAVTPLWNVPYEEQLKRKEKEVEGVLQKLTREIGNNNKAMLPWLFVQKEKYNKMCCPLEAIRPSPVQTEYRNKCEFVIGVGADGEDKTVGFRLGKYKGGSCAVVSPSETTHVSSEAKRVVKEFQQFIRTTPYAVYSPETYEGHWRQLTVRTSRIKQTMAIAFFNPQKLQEEELEELKRNLRQYFTEGQGKESGITSLYFVRMGQRTSAGTEDLPCEHVTGEECIYEELLGLKFRISPHSFFQTNTPAAEVLYSAVGEWAQLDQDSTVLDVCCGTGTIGISLAKRVKKVIGIELCQEAVEDAKANAEANGLTNVEFHCGKAEDVFSTVLNAVVSHNVTAIVDPPRAGLHSKVILAIRRAEHLKRLIYVACNAKAAMNNFIDLCRAPSNRVRGAPFRPVRAMAVDLFPQTMHCENILLFERVDYSSSNTDSQTTET; encoded by the exons ATGACAGATGTTGCTATTGACAAGAATGATCCAGCTGGTTCTTTACCAAGCACAGAGAAGGAACCAGATGACCCGATGGAGGAGAAAAAACAAGAGAATCAGCCAGCAGAAGCAGAAGGAGAAGGAGAGGGTGCAGCCAGTGGTGTGTACCGTTACATCAAAGGAGATCTCTTTACCTCAGAGATCTTTAAAGTTGAGATTCAAAACCTGCCCAAGTACATTGGTTTTAATGACCTGAAGAAGTTCCTCAACAAGCATGGGATCAATCCTCACAAAATCAAGCTGTTTAGCAGACAGATGTTTGCCTTTGTCACTTTTAAAAACCAGGAGGAAAGAGACAAGGCCATGAAGGCAGTGCACGGCATGCAATGGAAGAGTAAAGTGCTGAGTGTACGGCTGGCCAAACCTAAAGCTGATCCCATCCTCAAGAAGAGGAAGCAAGAGGAGGAAACGGAAGCTGGCCCACCCGGTGCAAAACGTGCTTTGGGTTGCCAGGAGGTAGAAGATGATGAGGAAGAGCCTCTCAATATCCAGATTGCCAATGCTGTGACACCCTTGTGGAACGTGCCTTATGAAGAACAGCTGAAGAGGAAAGAGAAAGAAGTTGAAGGTGTTCTCCAGAAACTGACCAG AGAAATtggcaacaacaacaaagcCATGCTTCCCTGGCTTTTCGTTCAAAAAGAGAAATACAACAAAATGTGCTGCCCACTCGAGGCCATAAGACCATCACCTGTGCAG ACGGAGTACAGGAATAAGTGTGAGTTTGTGATTGGAGTGGGAGCAGATGGAGAGGATAAGACTGTGGGCTTTCGTTTGGGTAAGTATAAAGGAGGATCCTGTGCAGTTGTGAGTCCATCAGAAACCACCCATGTGTCTTCTGAGGCCAAGAGGGTTGTGAAGGAGTTCCAGCAGTTCATCAG GACAACTCCATATGCAGTATACAGTCCAGAGACGTATGAGGGTCATTGGCGGCAACTGACAGTACGAACAAGCAGGATAAAGCAAACAATGGCCATTGCTTTCTTCAATCCGCAG AAACTCCAAGAAGAAGAACTCGAGGAACTGAAACGAAACCTGCGTCAGTATTTTACCGAAGGACAAGGAAAAGAAAGCGGCATCACATCTTTGTACTTTGTGAGAATGGGACAAAG GACATCTGCGGGTACGGAGGACCTGCCGTGTGAACATGTGACCGGAGAAGAATGCATTTACGAAGAACTTCTCGGACTAAAATTTCGCATTTCTCCTCACTCATTCTTCCAG ACAAACACACCTGCTGCTGAGGTTCTGTACTCTGCTGTGGGTGAATGGGCTCAACTGGACCAGGACAGCACTGTGCTGGATGTGTGCTGTGGAACAGGAACCATCGGCATCTCTTTGGCAAAA AGGGTGAAGAAGGTGATTGGCATTGAGTTGTGCCAGGAGGCAGTGGAAGATGCTAAGGCTAATGCTGAAGCCAATG gCTTGACTAATGTGGAATTCCACTGTGGGAAGGCTGAAGATGTGTTCTCCACTGTTCTTAATGCTGTGGTATCCCACAACGTCACAGCAATCGTTGATCCACCGAGAGCAGGGCTAC ATTCCAAAGTTATTCTAGCAATCAGAAGAGCAGAGCATTTGAAGAGACTCATCTATGTTGCCTGCAATGCCAAAGCAGCAATGAACAATTTTATTGA tctctGTAGAGCTCCTTCTAACCGTGTGCGAGGAGCACCATTCCGGCCAGTGAGAGCTATGGCTGTTGACCTCTTCCCTCAGACCATGCACTGTGAAAACATCCTGCTGTTTGAAAGAGTGGACTACAGCAGCTCCAATACTGACAGTCAGACCACAGAGACCTGA
- the osbp2b gene encoding oxysterol-binding protein 2 isoform X4: MINACRDFLELAESHSRRWQRVLQHEREQRTHLEETIEQLAKQHNSLERAWREAPTHAVNTPDTPTTDTGVSERPRKEEASDEDEDTEYFDAMEDSPAFITVTATDPSQHRRSQSNLSGASGGQPSDWNQEDNCSVSSNDFSGKELQPQRKRRTQIPEKPNYSLNLWSIMKNCIGKELSKIPMPVNFNEPLSMLQRLTEDLEYYELLDKAARCDNSLEQMCLVAAFSVSSYSTTVHRTAKPFNPLLGETYELDRLEEFGYRSLCEQVSHHPPAAAHHVMSQRGWTLWQEITIASKFRGKYLSIMPLGAIHLQFHESGNHYVWRKVTSTVHNIIVGKLWIDQSGDIDIVNHRTKETCQLKFSPYSYFSREVPRKVTGVVMDSDSQAHYILSGTWDDKMESAKIVQSSRGSSSSEGKQKTVYQTLTPKLLWKKYPLPENAENMYHFSSLALTLNEEEEGVCLTDSRLRPDQRLMEAGRWDEANAEKQRLEEKQRATRRRREAEATEAIDEGRDFEGYRPLWFHQRTDEITGETIFVYKGGYWEAKDRQDWNMCPVIF; the protein is encoded by the exons GCGTGCCGAGATTTCTTGGAGCTGGCAGAGAGCCACAGCCGCAGATGGCAGCGAGTACTTCAGCATGAGCGAGAGCAACGCACCCACCTGGAGGAGACCATCGAGCAGCTAGCCAAACAACACAACAGCCTGGAACGAGCTTGGAGAGAGGCCCCCACACACGCCGTCAACACGCCCGATACGCCCACCACTGACACGG GAGTGAGTGAAAGGCCCCGGAAAGAGGAAGCGAGTGATGAAGATGAGGATACAGAGTATTTTGATGCCATGGAGGACTCACCTGCCTTTATAACAGTGACTGCCACGGACCCATCTCAACACAG GCGTTCTCAGAGTAATCTCAGTGGTGCTAGCGGAGGACAGCCCAGTGACTGGAACCAGGAAGACAAT TGTTCTGTGAGCAGTAATGACTTTTCAGGGAAAGAGTTGCAGCCTCAAAGGAAGAGGCGGACCCAGATCCCAGAGAAGCCCAACTATTCGCTCAATCTGTGGAGCATCATGAAGAATTGTATTGGCAAAGAGCTCTCTAAGATCCCAATGCCT GTGAACTTCAACGAGCCCCTGTCGATGCTGCAGCGCTTAACGGAGGATTTGGAGTACTACGAGCTGCTGGATAAGGCGGCGCGCTGTGACAACTCTCTGGAGCAGATGTGTCTGGTCGCAGCTTTCTCTGTCTCCTCGTACTCCACCACAGTGCATCGGACGGCCAAGCCCTTCAACCCTCTCCTGGGAGAGACCTACGAACTTGACCGCCTAGAAGAATTCGGCTACCGTTCCCTCTGTGAACAG GTCAGTCATCATCCGCCGGCAGCCGCTCATCATGTGATGTCACAGCGAGGCTGGACCCTGTGGCAGGAAATCACCATCGCTAGCAAGTTCCGGGGGAAATACCTCTCCATCATGCCTCTGG GTGCGATTCACCTCCAGTTTCACGAGAGCGGAAACCATTATGTGTGGCGTAAAGTCACCTCAACCGTGCACAACATCATCGTGGGCAAACTGTGGATTGATCAG tcaGGAGATATTGATATAGTCAACCACAGGACCAAAGAGACCTGTCAGCTCAAGTTCTCTCCCTACAGTTACTTTTCAAGGGAAGTCCCACGAAAG GTCACGGGGGTGGTGATGGACAGTGACAGCCAGGCCCACTACATCCTCTCAGGCACATGGGATGATAAGATGGAGAGCGCCAAGATTGTGCAAAGTAGCAGAGGAAGCAGCAGCTCTGAGGGCAAACAGAAGACGGTCTATCAGACTCTCACACCCAAACTGCTGTGGAAGAAATACCCTCTGCC AGAGAATGCTGAGAACATGTACCATTTCTCCTCTCTGGCTTTGACCCTGAACGAGGAAGAGGAGGGTGTGTGTTTGACGGACAGCAGGCTGAGGCCGGACCAGCGGCTGATGGAAGCGGGACGGTGGGATGAGGCCAACGCAGAGAAACAGAGGCTAGAGGAGAAGCAGAGAGCTACGAGGAGGAGAAGAGAAGCTGAGGCCACCGAGGCCATAGATGAAG GACGAGACTTTGAGGGCTACAGGCCACTGTGGTTCCACCAGAGGACAGATGAAATTACAGGAGAGACCATCTTTGTTTATAAGGGGGGTTACTGGGAGGCCAAAGATAGACAGGACTGGAATATGTGTCCTGTGATCTTCTGA